One genomic window of Leptotrichia shahii includes the following:
- a CDS encoding alpha-amylase, whose translation MENGVMIQYFEWNLPNDGKHWKRLKEDAKHLSEIGVSGVWIPPAYKGTSQADVGYGAYDLWDLGEFNQKGTVRTKYGTKQELIEAIEELHKYNINVYLDAVLNHKGGADETENFLAIEVDPEDRTIEISEPFEIEGWTKFTFPGRNDKYSAFKWNYNLFDGIDFDNRTGKNGIYKIVGENKDWDEGVDSELGNYDYLMNADIDFSHPEVRKEVIRWGKWVVNELKLDGFRMDAVKHIKDEFIAEFLTQIRATYGEKFYSVGEYWRNDLEKLKEYLDNVGYKTDLFDVGLHFNMYDASKKKKDYDLREIFEHTIVAENPMEAVTFVDNHDSQKGSALESKVENWFIPHSYAIILLSKDGYPCLFYGDYYGVGGEKSPHQWIIDKLLEVRRLYAYGEQINHFEDPNVIAIQRTGGDEWTGCVTVLSTFDEEGEIQVEIGKERAGQVWQEVTGSGFEDVVIDEEGNGNFKVEAEKISVWIRKS comes from the coding sequence ATGGAAAATGGAGTAATGATACAGTATTTTGAATGGAATTTGCCGAATGACGGAAAACATTGGAAACGATTGAAGGAAGATGCAAAGCACTTGAGTGAAATTGGTGTCAGTGGAGTTTGGATTCCACCTGCATACAAAGGAACTTCCCAAGCTGATGTCGGTTATGGAGCCTATGACTTGTGGGACTTGGGAGAATTTAATCAAAAAGGCACTGTCAGAACGAAATATGGAACAAAACAGGAATTGATTGAAGCAATAGAAGAACTTCATAAATATAATATAAATGTATATTTGGATGCTGTTTTAAACCATAAAGGTGGAGCAGATGAAACAGAGAATTTTTTGGCAATAGAAGTTGATCCAGAAGACAGGACTATAGAAATATCTGAACCTTTTGAAATAGAAGGATGGACAAAATTCACTTTTCCTGGAAGAAACGACAAATATTCTGCATTTAAGTGGAATTATAACCTTTTTGACGGTATTGATTTTGATAACCGAACAGGTAAAAATGGAATTTATAAGATTGTTGGAGAAAACAAGGACTGGGATGAAGGAGTTGATTCTGAACTTGGAAATTATGACTATTTGATGAATGCCGATATTGATTTTTCTCATCCTGAAGTGCGGAAAGAAGTAATCCGATGGGGAAAATGGGTTGTAAATGAATTGAAACTTGATGGATTTAGAATGGATGCAGTAAAACATATAAAAGATGAGTTTATAGCAGAATTTTTGACACAAATAAGGGCAACTTATGGAGAAAAATTTTATTCTGTTGGAGAATACTGGAGAAATGACTTGGAAAAATTGAAGGAATATTTGGATAATGTTGGTTATAAAACTGATTTATTTGATGTTGGGCTTCACTTTAATATGTATGATGCTTCTAAAAAGAAAAAGGATTATGACTTGCGGGAAATTTTTGAACATACAATAGTTGCAGAAAATCCTATGGAAGCAGTAACATTTGTGGATAATCACGATTCTCAAAAGGGAAGTGCCTTGGAATCAAAAGTGGAAAACTGGTTTATTCCACATTCCTATGCTATAATTCTATTATCAAAGGATGGTTATCCTTGCTTATTTTATGGAGATTATTACGGTGTAGGCGGAGAAAAGAGTCCACATCAATGGATAATTGATAAACTTCTGGAAGTCCGAAGACTGTATGCTTATGGAGAGCAAATAAATCATTTTGAAGATCCAAATGTAATTGCAATTCAAAGAACAGGAGGAGATGAATGGACTGGATGTGTGACTGTGCTTTCCACTTTTGATGAAGAAGGCGAAATTCAGGTAGAAATTGGAAAGGAACGTGCCGGACAGGTTTGGCAGGAAGTTACTGGAAGCGGATTTGAGGATGTTGTAATTGATGAAGAAGGAAATGGTAATTTTAAAGTCGAAGCTGAAAAAATTTCTGTTTGGATACGTAAAAGTTAA
- the kdsB gene encoding 3-deoxy-manno-octulosonate cytidylyltransferase — protein sequence MKILGVIPARYSSSRFEGKPLKDICGHSMIEWVYKRAKNADIDELVVATDDNRIFKTVKKFGGNVVMTAKNHQNGTSRIIEVINKNEYKNYDFVINIQGDEPLIDIESINILANNYRNEKSEIATLKQEIKSQKEIENPNYVKVITDFNGNAIYFSRSVIPYERNQNEDFKYFRHIGIYGYTTKFLNKLKNLKEGVLEKIESLEQLRFIENGYKIKVLETRSNVIGVDTEDDLREVVKFIKDKGIKLE from the coding sequence ATGAAAATATTAGGAGTAATACCGGCGAGATATTCATCTAGCAGGTTTGAGGGAAAGCCATTAAAGGATATTTGTGGACATTCTATGATTGAGTGGGTTTACAAAAGAGCTAAGAATGCAGATATTGATGAATTGGTGGTGGCTACAGATGACAACAGGATTTTTAAGACTGTAAAAAAATTTGGCGGAAATGTGGTTATGACTGCTAAAAATCATCAAAATGGGACTTCCAGAATAATTGAAGTCATAAATAAAAATGAATACAAAAATTATGATTTTGTAATAAATATTCAGGGAGATGAGCCGTTAATCGATATTGAATCAATTAATATTCTTGCAAATAATTACAGAAATGAAAAATCAGAAATTGCTACATTGAAGCAGGAAATAAAATCTCAAAAGGAAATTGAAAATCCAAATTACGTAAAGGTTATTACAGACTTTAATGGCAATGCCATTTATTTTAGCCGTTCAGTAATTCCTTATGAACGTAATCAAAATGAAGATTTCAAGTATTTCAGGCATATTGGAATTTATGGGTATACAACAAAATTTCTAAACAAATTGAAAAACTTGAAGGAAGGCGTGCTTGAGAAAATCGAGTCGCTTGAACAGTTGAGATTTATTGAGAATGGTTACAAAATAAAGGTTTTGGAAACTAGGTCAAATGTGATAGGAGTGGATACAGAAGATGATTTGAGGGAAGTTGTTAAATTTATAAAGGACAAAGGAATAAAACTTGAATAA